In Roseomonas fluvialis, one genomic interval encodes:
- a CDS encoding 2-oxoglutarate dehydrogenase E1 component encodes MAGVDVLATAMTGANAAYLADLYARWAEKPDSVDPSMAELFAALNDEARAVLTDATGASWAPRIRGAFGPDPETPAPAARRATDAPAVQAATAEAARRQVLDSLRALMLIRSYRVRGHLEAQLDPLGLTAPKAHPELDPKTYGFTEADMDRPIFLDFVLGKESATLREIMAICRASYCGPIGVEFMHIQDPDQKSWIQRRIEGAPWLTAFDAATKKELLADLTKAEGFEAFCAKKFVGTKRFGLEGGESTIPALEAVIETAAAGGVKEIAIGMAHRGRLNVLVNVVKKPYVQVFSEFKGVGANPDDVQGSGDVKYHLGTSTDMEIGGHMVHLSLQPNPSHLEAVNPVVAGKVRARQDMAGDTKGRRSVMGILLHGDAAFAGQGVVYETLAMSQLIGYRTGGTVHIVTNNQIGFTTVAAHAYSGLYCTDVAKAIQAPILHVNGDDPEAVLFCARMAAEFRMTFGADIVLDIVCYRRHGHNESDEPAFTQPIMYNRIKEMRTTRTLYAEKLAREGSLAAEDSKAMYDAFNATLEDAFQAAQSFRPNKADWLEGHWSGLKSATAGEEVEKLHETAVPLDTLREVGGALCRVPADFGVNPKIARQLEAKKQSIETGEGIDWATGEALAFGTLLLEGHRVRLSGEDVQRGTFSHRHAYLIDQATQAEYVPLNNIRAGQPKFEAFNSLLAEFGVLGFDYGYTLADPQTLVLWEGQFGDFANGAQVIIDQFIASGETKWLRMSGLVMLLPHGYEGQGPEHSSARLERYLQLCAERNMRVCNFTTPANYFHALRRQLKANYRKPLVLMTPKSLLRHKLAVSSLSEFGPGSAFRYVIPEIDAIAPEEKVKRVVLCTGKVYYDLLAERREKAIDDVAIVRVEQMFPFPANSLAKALAPYRNAEVVWCQEEPENMGAWTFMDRRIEKVLRTLDIAAKRPDYVGREDAASPATGLARIHAQQQEALVRSALGL; translated from the coding sequence ATGGCTGGAGTGGACGTCCTCGCAACCGCGATGACCGGCGCGAATGCCGCCTACCTGGCGGATCTCTATGCCCGATGGGCCGAGAAGCCCGACAGCGTCGATCCCTCCATGGCGGAACTCTTCGCCGCGCTGAATGACGAGGCGCGCGCGGTCCTCACCGACGCCACCGGCGCGTCCTGGGCCCCGCGCATCCGCGGCGCCTTCGGCCCCGATCCCGAGACCCCGGCCCCCGCGGCCCGGCGCGCGACCGATGCGCCCGCCGTCCAGGCCGCGACCGCCGAGGCCGCGCGCCGCCAGGTGCTCGACAGCCTGCGCGCGCTGATGCTGATCCGCTCCTACCGCGTGCGCGGGCATCTGGAAGCGCAGCTCGATCCGCTCGGCCTGACCGCGCCCAAGGCGCATCCGGAGCTCGACCCCAAGACCTACGGCTTCACCGAAGCCGACATGGACCGCCCGATCTTCCTGGACTTCGTGCTCGGCAAGGAAAGCGCGACGCTGCGGGAGATCATGGCGATCTGCCGCGCGTCGTATTGCGGGCCGATCGGCGTCGAGTTCATGCACATCCAGGACCCCGACCAGAAGTCCTGGATCCAGCGCCGCATCGAAGGCGCGCCCTGGCTGACCGCCTTCGACGCCGCCACCAAGAAGGAGCTGCTCGCGGACCTCACCAAGGCCGAGGGCTTCGAGGCCTTCTGCGCGAAGAAGTTCGTCGGCACCAAGCGCTTCGGCCTGGAAGGCGGTGAATCCACCATCCCCGCCCTGGAAGCGGTGATCGAGACCGCGGCCGCCGGCGGCGTGAAGGAAATCGCCATCGGCATGGCCCATCGCGGCCGCCTCAACGTGCTCGTGAACGTGGTCAAGAAGCCCTACGTGCAGGTCTTCTCCGAATTCAAGGGTGTGGGCGCCAACCCTGACGACGTGCAGGGTTCGGGCGACGTGAAGTACCACCTTGGCACCTCCACCGACATGGAGATCGGCGGGCACATGGTGCACCTGTCGCTCCAGCCGAATCCCTCGCACCTGGAAGCGGTGAACCCGGTGGTCGCCGGCAAGGTGCGCGCGCGCCAGGACATGGCCGGCGACACCAAGGGCCGCCGGTCGGTCATGGGCATCCTGCTGCATGGCGATGCCGCCTTCGCCGGCCAGGGCGTGGTGTACGAGACGCTGGCGATGTCCCAGCTGATCGGCTACCGCACCGGCGGCACGGTGCACATCGTCACCAACAACCAGATCGGCTTCACCACCGTCGCGGCGCACGCCTATTCCGGCCTGTACTGCACCGACGTGGCGAAGGCGATCCAGGCGCCGATCCTGCACGTCAACGGCGACGACCCCGAGGCGGTGCTGTTCTGCGCCCGCATGGCCGCCGAATTCCGCATGACCTTCGGCGCCGACATCGTGCTGGACATCGTCTGCTACCGCCGCCACGGCCACAACGAGAGCGACGAGCCCGCCTTCACCCAGCCCATCATGTACAACCGCATCAAGGAAATGCGCACCACGCGCACCCTGTATGCCGAGAAACTGGCGCGCGAGGGTTCGCTCGCCGCCGAAGACTCGAAGGCGATGTACGACGCCTTCAACGCCACGCTGGAGGATGCCTTCCAGGCCGCGCAATCCTTCCGCCCGAACAAGGCGGACTGGCTGGAAGGCCACTGGTCCGGCCTGAAGTCGGCCACCGCCGGCGAGGAAGTCGAGAAGCTGCACGAAACCGCCGTGCCGCTCGACACCCTGCGCGAGGTGGGCGGCGCGCTGTGCCGCGTGCCGGCCGATTTCGGCGTGAACCCCAAGATCGCCCGCCAGCTCGAAGCCAAGAAGCAGTCCATCGAAACCGGCGAAGGCATCGACTGGGCGACCGGCGAAGCGCTCGCCTTCGGCACGCTGCTGCTGGAAGGCCACCGCGTGCGCCTGTCGGGCGAGGACGTGCAGCGCGGAACCTTCTCCCACCGCCACGCCTACCTGATCGACCAGGCGACGCAGGCGGAATACGTCCCGCTGAACAACATCCGCGCCGGCCAGCCGAAGTTCGAGGCCTTCAACTCCCTGCTGGCGGAATTCGGCGTGCTCGGCTTCGACTACGGCTACACCTTGGCCGACCCGCAGACGCTGGTGCTGTGGGAAGGCCAGTTCGGCGATTTCGCCAACGGCGCGCAGGTCATCATCGACCAGTTCATCGCCTCGGGCGAGACCAAGTGGCTGCGCATGTCGGGCCTGGTGATGCTGTTGCCGCATGGCTACGAGGGCCAGGGGCCGGAGCATTCCTCCGCCCGGCTCGAGCGCTACCTGCAGCTCTGCGCCGAACGCAACATGCGCGTGTGCAACTTCACCACGCCGGCCAACTACTTCCATGCGCTGCGCCGCCAGCTGAAGGCCAACTACCGCAAGCCGCTGGTGCTGATGACGCCGAAGTCCCTGCTGCGCCACAAGCTGGCGGTCAGCTCGCTCTCGGAATTCGGCCCCGGCAGCGCCTTCCGCTACGTGATCCCCGAGATCGACGCGATCGCGCCCGAGGAGAAGGTGAAGCGCGTCGTGTTGTGCACCGGCAAGGTCTACTACGACCTGCTGGCCGAACGGCGCGAGAAGGCCATCGATGACGTCGCCATCGTGCGCGTCGAGCAGATGTTCCCCTTCCCGGCGAACAGCCTGGCCAAGGCGCTGGCACCCTACCGCAACGCCGAGGTGGTGTGGTGCCAGGAGGAGCCCGAGAACATGGGCGCCTGGACCTTCATGGACCGCCGCATCGAGAAGGTGCTGCGCACCCTCGACATCGCGGCCAAGCGCCCCGACTACGTGGGCCGCGAGGATGCGGCGAGCCCCGCCACCGGCCTCGCGCGCATCCACGCCCAGCAGCAGGAAGCCCTGGTGCGTTCGGCTCTCGGGCTGTGA
- a CDS encoding maleate cis-trans isomerase family protein — MSRIAIGTILPSSNRVVERTTAALLRHLPGIDHCAARIPYAPDGSGQPAGAYDAPSYADAARLLGHAGVAAVCWNGTRGAALGLPADRALIASLAAEAHCPATTTAIFTAAWLRRRGARRIALVLPGTVAEGAAHIAGFAAEGIETVAAHGLGCPDNLSAAAVASTAIIDAVHTVATEARPDAILVWSTNLHGLDAMAPLEAALGIPVLDSAALGVAALLDRAGIDTAPLAHFGRVFATP, encoded by the coding sequence ATGTCGCGCATCGCCATCGGCACCATCCTGCCCTCCTCCAACCGCGTGGTGGAGCGCACCACGGCCGCGCTGCTGCGCCACCTGCCCGGCATCGACCACTGCGCCGCGCGCATCCCCTATGCGCCCGATGGCAGCGGCCAGCCGGCGGGTGCCTATGACGCGCCCTCCTATGCCGACGCCGCGCGGCTGCTCGGCCATGCCGGCGTCGCGGCGGTGTGCTGGAACGGCACGCGCGGCGCCGCGCTCGGCCTGCCCGCCGACCGCGCGCTGATCGCCTCCCTCGCCGCCGAAGCACACTGCCCCGCCACCACCACCGCCATCTTCACCGCCGCCTGGCTGCGGCGCCGGGGCGCGCGCCGCATCGCACTCGTGCTGCCCGGTACCGTCGCGGAAGGTGCGGCCCACATCGCCGGCTTCGCGGCCGAGGGCATCGAGACCGTCGCAGCGCACGGCCTCGGCTGCCCCGACAACCTCTCCGCCGCCGCCGTCGCGTCCACCGCCATCATCGACGCCGTGCACACCGTGGCGACCGAGGCGCGACCCGACGCCATCCTGGTCTGGAGCACCAACCTCCACGGCCTCGACGCCATGGCACCGCTGGAAGCCGCGCTCGGCATCCCGGTGCTCGACAGCGCCGCGCTCGGCGTCGCCGCGCTGCTCGACCGGGCAGGTATCGACACCGCGCCGCTCGCACATTTCGGGCGCGTCTTCGCCACGCCCTGA
- a CDS encoding AraC family transcriptional regulator, whose amino-acid sequence MALIAASPDDPPGLEALAAAAAFSPFHFHRVYRAISGETPAQTAARARLMGAAVALLKSGEPVAVVGRRAGYGSQAAFTRAFRAAYGIPPAAYRARGGLGFPIDRDTQAERAMFTVEIRDSAPMRLVVLRHLGVFEGIGAAFDRLMAWGGGRGLIGAETRFVALYLDDPTSMPDAELRSEAGFTVGAEVAGEGEVRIVEVPGFARVAALRFKGPYAELERAYDWLYGRWLPGSNEEPADAPVMEEYLNDCRALPPAEWLTDILLPLKG is encoded by the coding sequence ATGGCGCTGATCGCGGCATCGCCGGACGACCCGCCGGGGCTGGAGGCGCTGGCCGCGGCGGCCGCCTTCTCGCCCTTCCATTTCCACCGGGTCTATCGCGCGATCTCGGGCGAGACGCCGGCGCAGACCGCCGCACGGGCCCGGCTGATGGGTGCGGCGGTGGCGCTGTTGAAGTCGGGCGAACCGGTCGCGGTGGTGGGCAGGCGCGCCGGCTATGGCAGCCAGGCCGCCTTCACCCGGGCCTTCCGCGCCGCCTATGGCATTCCGCCGGCGGCGTATCGCGCCCGTGGCGGGCTGGGATTCCCGATCGATCGTGACACGCAGGCGGAGCGGGCGATGTTCACCGTGGAGATCCGCGACAGCGCGCCGATGCGCCTGGTGGTGCTGCGCCATCTGGGCGTGTTCGAGGGCATCGGCGCCGCCTTCGACCGGCTGATGGCATGGGGCGGCGGACGCGGGCTGATCGGGGCGGAAACACGCTTCGTGGCGCTATACCTCGATGACCCGACCAGCATGCCGGATGCCGAGCTGCGATCCGAGGCAGGCTTCACCGTCGGGGCCGAGGTGGCGGGCGAGGGCGAGGTGCGGATCGTCGAGGTGCCGGGCTTCGCCCGCGTGGCGGCGCTGCGCTTCAAGGGGCCCTATGCGGAGCTTGAGCGCGCCTATGACTGGCTGTACGGGCGCTGGCTGCCGGGCAGCAACGAGGAGCCGGCGGATGCGCCGGTCATGGAGGAATACCTCAATGACTGTCGGGCGCTGCCGCCGGCGGAATGGCTGACGGACATCCTGCTGCCGCTGAAGGGGTGA
- the sucC gene encoding ADP-forming succinate--CoA ligase subunit beta, whose product MNIHEYQGKELLRRYGVTVLDGHVAWSADEAVAAAKQLPGPVYVVKSQIHAGGRGAGRFKEDPNGKGGVRVVKSIEDVRAAAEAMIGKTLVTKQTGEHGKVVSRVYVEDGCDIKRELYLGLLVDRDTSRITVMASTEGGMEIEEVAENHPEKILKVAVDPAAGISGFHCRKLAFGLGLEGKQVAAFTKFVTALYGAYVELDCMIVEINPLVVTGKGDIVALDAKVSFDDSALYRHKDLEALRDDSEMDPKELDAVKNDLNYVALDGEIGCMVNGAGLAMATMDIIKLYGSSPANFLDVGGTANAARVTEAFRIITSDANVKAILVNIFGGIAKCDMIAEGIVVASKNLDLKVPLVVRLEGTNVDLGKKILAESGLAIIPADNLADAAQKVVAAVKGA is encoded by the coding sequence ATGAACATCCACGAATACCAGGGCAAGGAGCTGCTGCGCCGCTATGGCGTGACGGTGCTCGACGGCCATGTCGCCTGGTCGGCCGACGAGGCCGTGGCGGCCGCGAAGCAGCTGCCCGGCCCGGTCTACGTCGTGAAGTCGCAGATCCATGCCGGCGGCCGCGGTGCGGGACGCTTCAAGGAAGACCCGAACGGCAAGGGCGGCGTGCGCGTCGTGAAGTCGATCGAGGATGTGCGCGCCGCCGCCGAGGCGATGATCGGCAAGACGCTGGTCACCAAGCAGACCGGCGAGCACGGCAAGGTCGTCAGCCGCGTCTATGTGGAAGACGGCTGCGACATCAAGCGTGAGCTGTATCTGGGCCTGCTGGTCGACCGCGACACCTCGCGCATCACCGTCATGGCCTCGACCGAAGGCGGCATGGAGATCGAGGAGGTGGCCGAGAACCACCCCGAGAAGATCCTGAAGGTCGCGGTCGACCCGGCCGCGGGGATCTCCGGCTTCCATTGCCGCAAGCTGGCCTTCGGCCTGGGCCTGGAAGGCAAGCAGGTCGCCGCCTTCACGAAGTTCGTGACCGCGCTGTACGGCGCCTATGTCGAGCTCGACTGCATGATCGTCGAGATCAACCCGCTGGTGGTGACCGGCAAGGGCGACATCGTGGCGCTCGATGCCAAGGTGTCCTTCGACGACAGCGCGCTGTACCGCCACAAGGACCTCGAAGCGCTGCGCGACGACAGCGAGATGGACCCGAAGGAACTCGACGCGGTCAAGAACGACCTGAACTACGTCGCGCTCGATGGCGAGATCGGCTGCATGGTGAACGGCGCGGGCCTGGCCATGGCGACGATGGACATCATCAAGCTGTACGGCAGCAGCCCGGCGAACTTCCTCGATGTGGGCGGCACCGCGAATGCGGCGCGCGTGACCGAGGCCTTCCGCATCATCACGTCGGACGCCAATGTGAAGGCGATCCTGGTCAACATCTTCGGCGGCATCGCCAAGTGCGACATGATCGCCGAGGGCATCGTGGTGGCGAGCAAGAACCTCGACCTCAAGGTGCCGCTGGTGGTGCGGCTCGAGGGCACCAACGTGGACCTCGGCAAGAAGATCCTGGCCGAGAGCGGCCTGGCCATCATCCCCGCCGACAACCTCGCCGACGCCGCCCAGAAGGTCGTCGCTGCAGTGAAGGGCGCGTAA
- a CDS encoding hydantoinase/oxoprolinase family protein codes for MSAPDDRAATLRGQPTYRIGVDVGGTFTDVVCVAADGMTTLAKAASTPADQSEGVVAGLAVLAQRLGLALPDLLARTERIVHGTTVATNALLERRGAKVAMLTTEGHRDVIEMREGLKPERYDLRLPAAPALVPRRLRLPVRERIRPDGRVEQPLDRASLDAAITTLRAEQVEAVAICFLHAWRDDAHEREAAEAVRAALPGVFVTTSAEVLPQIKEFERFSTACVNAYVGPVVSRYLARLRGRLGDAGYHGPVFVILSHGGVAPVEEAARLAAGTALSGPAGGVAAGVALAQRGLGQDLITFDVGGTSTDIALVQDGEAALGRGRTVAGERIALESLDIVTLGAGGGSIGHVGAGGTLQVGPRSAGAVPGPVAYGQGGTEPAVTDANLVLGYLDANNFLGGARKLDRDGALAAFGRLGASLGIDAMAAAEGVHRLANVRMADGIRVATVRRGVDPRDFTLLAFGGAAGLHASAVARELGVMRVAVPVFAAGLSAWGMLHTDLRYEMARSEIGAGGVPDDDALRSIWAGLESEGRARVGAWFGGAVETKRAADMRYGEQVFEIAVPLDGVAWDAPGLAARVTAAFHARHESLFTYALAGEEVVLVNARLAVIGRLPPMPAPPAVAARAPAAPFATRRARLEGAEHDLPVFDFAALADGQQVAGPAIIESDTTTVLLLPGDQARMDARGWVDVTLPGEST; via the coding sequence GTGAGCGCGCCCGATGATCGGGCCGCGACACTGCGAGGCCAGCCGACCTATCGCATCGGCGTCGATGTCGGCGGCACCTTCACCGACGTGGTCTGCGTCGCCGCCGATGGCATGACCACGCTGGCGAAGGCAGCCTCCACGCCCGCCGACCAGAGCGAAGGCGTGGTGGCTGGCCTGGCCGTGCTGGCGCAGCGCCTCGGCCTCGCGCTGCCCGACCTTCTCGCGCGCACCGAGCGCATCGTGCACGGCACCACGGTCGCGACGAATGCACTGCTGGAACGCCGTGGCGCGAAGGTGGCGATGCTGACCACCGAAGGCCATCGCGACGTCATCGAGATGCGCGAGGGGCTGAAGCCCGAGCGCTACGACCTGCGCCTGCCCGCCGCGCCGGCGCTGGTGCCGCGCCGCCTGCGCCTGCCGGTGCGCGAGCGCATCCGTCCCGATGGTCGCGTCGAACAGCCGCTGGACCGCGCATCACTGGACGCCGCCATCACCACGCTGCGCGCCGAACAGGTCGAGGCGGTGGCGATCTGCTTCCTGCATGCCTGGCGCGACGATGCCCATGAACGCGAAGCCGCCGAGGCCGTGCGCGCCGCGCTGCCCGGCGTGTTCGTGACCACCTCCGCCGAGGTGCTGCCGCAGATCAAGGAGTTCGAGCGCTTCTCGACCGCCTGCGTGAACGCCTATGTCGGGCCGGTGGTGTCGCGGTATCTCGCGCGGCTGCGCGGGCGGCTCGGCGATGCCGGCTACCACGGCCCCGTCTTCGTGATTCTCTCCCATGGCGGCGTGGCACCGGTCGAGGAAGCCGCGCGGCTCGCGGCCGGCACCGCGTTGTCGGGCCCGGCGGGCGGAGTTGCGGCAGGCGTTGCGCTGGCGCAGCGTGGGCTGGGGCAGGACCTCATCACCTTCGATGTCGGCGGCACCTCGACCGACATCGCGCTAGTGCAGGATGGCGAGGCGGCACTCGGCCGCGGGCGCACCGTGGCGGGGGAGCGCATCGCGCTCGAGAGCCTGGACATCGTGACGCTTGGCGCGGGCGGCGGGTCGATCGGGCATGTCGGCGCGGGTGGCACGCTGCAGGTCGGGCCGCGCAGTGCTGGTGCGGTGCCCGGGCCTGTGGCCTATGGGCAGGGCGGCACCGAACCGGCGGTGACGGATGCGAACCTGGTGCTCGGCTACCTCGACGCGAACAACTTCCTCGGCGGTGCGCGCAAGCTGGATCGCGACGGCGCGCTGGCAGCCTTCGGGCGGCTCGGCGCGTCGCTCGGCATCGACGCCATGGCGGCGGCGGAGGGGGTGCATCGGCTAGCGAATGTCCGCATGGCGGATGGCATCCGCGTTGCCACCGTGCGCCGCGGCGTCGATCCGCGCGACTTCACGCTGCTCGCCTTCGGCGGCGCCGCGGGGCTGCATGCCAGCGCGGTGGCGCGCGAACTGGGTGTCATGCGCGTCGCGGTGCCGGTCTTCGCCGCGGGGCTGTCCGCCTGGGGCATGTTGCACACCGACCTGCGCTACGAGATGGCGCGCAGCGAGATCGGCGCCGGCGGCGTGCCCGACGACGATGCGCTGCGCAGCATCTGGGCCGGGCTCGAGAGCGAGGGCCGTGCGCGCGTCGGCGCCTGGTTCGGCGGCGCGGTCGAGACGAAGCGTGCGGCCGACATGCGCTATGGCGAGCAGGTCTTCGAGATCGCCGTGCCGCTCGATGGGGTGGCCTGGGATGCGCCGGGCCTGGCCGCGCGGGTGACTGCGGCCTTCCACGCGCGCCACGAATCGCTGTTCACCTACGCGCTGGCCGGCGAGGAGGTGGTGCTGGTCAACGCGCGCCTGGCGGTGATTGGCCGCCTGCCGCCCATGCCCGCCCCGCCCGCCGTGGCCGCGCGCGCGCCGGCCGCACCCTTTGCTACGCGCCGCGCGCGGCTGGAGGGCGCCGAACACGACCTGCCGGTCTTCGACTTCGCCGCGCTGGCGGATGGCCAGCAGGTGGCCGGCCCTGCCATCATCGAGAGCGACACCACCACCGTGTTGCTGCTGCCCGGCGACCAGGCGCGGATGGATGCGCGTGGCTGGGTCGACGTGACCCTGCCGGGAGAGAGCACATGA
- the sucD gene encoding succinate--CoA ligase subunit alpha: MAVLVDKNTRVMTQGFTGAQGTFHASQGIAYGSTYVGGTTPGKGGTMHPELNLPVFDTVAECVEKTQANASVIYVPAPFAADAILEAIDAELPLIICITEGIPVLDMVKVKRALCGSKSILVGPNCPGVITPEACKIGIMPGHIHKRGSVGVVSRSGTLTYEAVAQTTAAGLGQSSCVGIGGDPVKGMDFIDVLELFLKDDETKSIVMIGEIGGQSEIMAAEYLKRENFGPGKPNKPVVGFIAGATAPPGRRMGHAGAVISGGKDTAEAKMDAMKAAGIHVADSPSALGSTMVKALKR; encoded by the coding sequence ATGGCCGTTCTCGTCGACAAGAACACCCGCGTCATGACCCAGGGCTTCACCGGCGCCCAGGGCACCTTTCATGCGTCCCAGGGCATCGCCTATGGCTCGACCTATGTCGGCGGCACCACGCCCGGCAAGGGCGGCACGATGCACCCGGAACTGAACCTGCCGGTCTTCGACACGGTGGCGGAGTGCGTGGAGAAGACGCAGGCCAATGCCTCGGTCATCTACGTGCCCGCGCCCTTCGCGGCGGATGCCATCCTGGAAGCGATCGACGCCGAGCTGCCGCTCATCATCTGCATCACCGAGGGCATTCCCGTGCTCGACATGGTGAAGGTGAAGCGCGCGCTGTGCGGGTCGAAGTCGATCCTGGTCGGGCCGAACTGCCCGGGCGTCATCACGCCGGAAGCCTGCAAGATCGGCATCATGCCCGGCCACATCCACAAGCGCGGGTCGGTCGGCGTGGTCTCGCGCTCCGGCACCCTGACCTACGAAGCCGTGGCGCAGACCACCGCGGCGGGGCTCGGCCAGTCCTCCTGCGTCGGCATCGGCGGCGACCCGGTAAAGGGCATGGACTTCATCGACGTGCTGGAGCTGTTCCTCAAGGACGACGAGACCAAGTCCATCGTCATGATCGGCGAGATCGGCGGCCAGTCCGAAATCATGGCGGCGGAATATCTCAAGCGCGAGAATTTCGGCCCCGGCAAGCCGAACAAGCCGGTGGTGGGCTTCATCGCCGGCGCCACCGCCCCCCCGGGGCGGCGCATGGGCCATGCCGGCGCCGTGATCTCGGGCGGCAAGGACACGGCCGAGGCCAAGATGGACGCCATGAAGGCCGCCGGCATCCATGTGGCGGACAGCCCCTCCGCCCTGGGGTCGACCATGGTCAAGGCGCTCAAGCGCTGA
- the odhB gene encoding 2-oxoglutarate dehydrogenase complex dihydrolipoyllysine-residue succinyltransferase yields MTDILVPTLGESVSSATVARWLKKAGEAVAADEPLVELETDKVTVEVNAPSAGVLEAISAAEGAEVAPGSVLGSIVAGGAAAAPKAAAPAPAAGAPPVPHVESPRAVTGPVAVPGAPSGSAPAAAQGAAPLPAAAKMMAETGATAAAVGTGTGKDGRITKGDVLDYLARPAPAAAAPAAPKPARAPESGEERVKMTRLRATIARRLKEAQNTAAMLTTFNEVDMGAAMALRSEYKDVFEKKHGVKLGFMSFFVKACVAALKEFPAVNAEIDGDEIVYKNFVHMGIAVGGPSGLVVPVVRHADTLSFAEIEKTIGAFGKKARDGALKLDELAGGSFTITNGGIYGSLMSTPILNPPQSGILGMHKIQDRPMAVGGKVEIRPMMYIALSYDHRIVDGKEAVSFLVRVKESIEDPRRLMLDI; encoded by the coding sequence ATGACCGACATCCTGGTTCCCACGCTCGGCGAGAGCGTTTCCTCCGCGACCGTGGCGCGCTGGCTGAAGAAGGCCGGCGAGGCGGTGGCGGCCGACGAGCCGCTGGTGGAACTCGAGACCGACAAGGTCACGGTCGAGGTCAACGCGCCCTCCGCCGGCGTGCTGGAAGCCATCTCCGCCGCCGAGGGCGCGGAGGTCGCGCCGGGGTCGGTGCTCGGGTCGATCGTCGCCGGTGGCGCCGCCGCCGCGCCAAAGGCCGCCGCCCCCGCACCCGCGGCCGGCGCCCCGCCGGTGCCGCATGTCGAGTCGCCGCGCGCCGTGACGGGCCCTGTTGCCGTGCCCGGTGCGCCATCCGGCTCCGCGCCGGCGGCTGCGCAGGGCGCCGCGCCCCTGCCCGCCGCCGCCAAGATGATGGCCGAGACGGGCGCCACCGCCGCGGCGGTCGGCACCGGCACGGGCAAGGATGGCCGCATCACCAAGGGCGACGTGCTCGACTACCTGGCCCGCCCCGCGCCCGCCGCCGCTGCACCCGCGGCACCCAAGCCAGCCCGCGCGCCGGAATCCGGCGAGGAGCGCGTGAAGATGACGCGCCTGCGCGCCACCATCGCGCGCCGCCTGAAGGAAGCGCAGAACACCGCCGCCATGCTCACCACCTTCAACGAGGTGGACATGGGCGCGGCCATGGCGCTGCGCAGCGAATACAAGGACGTGTTCGAGAAGAAGCACGGCGTGAAGCTCGGCTTCATGTCCTTCTTCGTGAAGGCCTGCGTCGCCGCGCTGAAGGAATTCCCGGCGGTCAATGCCGAGATCGACGGCGACGAGATCGTCTACAAGAACTTCGTGCACATGGGCATCGCGGTGGGCGGCCCCTCGGGCCTGGTCGTGCCGGTGGTCCGCCACGCCGACACGCTCTCGTTCGCCGAGATCGAGAAGACCATCGGCGCCTTCGGCAAGAAGGCGCGCGACGGCGCGCTGAAGCTCGACGAGCTCGCCGGCGGGTCCTTCACCATCACCAATGGCGGCATCTACGGATCGCTGATGTCGACCCCCATCCTGAACCCGCCGCAGTCCGGCATCCTGGGCATGCACAAGATCCAGGACCGGCCGATGGCGGTGGGCGGAAAGGTCGAGATCCGTCCGATGATGTACATCGCGCTGTCCTACGACCACCGGATCGTCGACGGGAAGGAAGCAGTGTCCTTCCTGGTGCGCGTGAAGGAAAGCATCGAGGATCCGCGGCGTCTGATGCTCGACATCTGA
- a CDS encoding HD domain-containing protein — protein MTRTQGREGAALVLAEDLDQCRAGFGALLARADLPAAAAAELRRRYGEPHRAYHDAAHVGLLWLRHLLHGGDPGDRDFALALLFHDAIYDPMAKDNEDASAALLAQLVPGDTTWAQDAIRATADHLAYAGTDCRVQRLLDLDLTPLAELPDVFARNTGFLRREYAAVDEARWRAGRGAVLARFLEAPAIFRTRLATTYEARARENLTAALAELRAAA, from the coding sequence ATGACCCGCACGCAAGGCCGCGAAGGCGCCGCCCTGGTCCTGGCCGAGGACCTCGACCAGTGCCGCGCCGGCTTCGGCGCGCTGCTCGCCCGCGCCGACCTGCCCGCCGCCGCCGCGGCCGAACTCCGCCGCCGCTACGGCGAACCCCACCGCGCCTATCACGACGCCGCGCATGTCGGGCTGCTCTGGCTGCGCCACTTGCTGCATGGCGGCGACCCGGGCGATCGCGACTTCGCCCTGGCCTTGCTGTTCCACGACGCGATCTACGACCCGATGGCCAAGGACAACGAGGACGCCTCCGCAGCGCTGCTCGCGCAACTCGTGCCGGGCGACACGACTTGGGCGCAGGACGCCATCCGCGCCACCGCCGACCACCTGGCCTATGCCGGGACGGATTGCCGGGTGCAGCGGCTGCTCGACCTCGACCTCACGCCGCTGGCGGAACTGCCCGACGTCTTCGCGCGCAACACCGGCTTCCTGCGCCGCGAATACGCCGCGGTGGACGAAGCGCGCTGGCGTGCCGGCCGCGGCGCGGTGCTCGCCCGCTTCCTGGAGGCACCCGCCATCTTCCGCACCCGCCTCGCCACGACCTATGAGGCACGGGCGCGCGAGAACCTCACGGCTGCGCTGGCGGAGCTCCGCGCGGCGGCATGA